One window of Thermovirga sp. genomic DNA carries:
- a CDS encoding amidinotransferase, translating to MECSQVLIHGERWFPGGKSFSEDMPEYWGDWYCDSEVGKLRAVLMHRPGPEIDAVTDPASVRFKALMDPEKAREQHDALAGIYRDHGVRVYYVEEGRLDRPNALFMRDQVLMTPEGAIVCRPAMEVRRGEERFAAETLARLGVPILKTISGEGVFEGACLLWVDRKTVILGTGCRANKAGALQVERELRDLGVDTILYFQIPYGHAHLDGLMNFADRKTAMIFPSQVPYDVCKPLLDRGFGIIENPYVDEVELTSGINFVALEPGKVVIPSGNPRTCALLGEAGVECVEVDITELLKGWGAIHCMTAFLKRDPIEA from the coding sequence ATGGAGTGTTCGCAAGTGCTGATCCACGGGGAAAGGTGGTTCCCCGGTGGGAAGAGCTTTTCGGAGGATATGCCTGAATACTGGGGCGACTGGTACTGTGACTCCGAGGTGGGCAAGCTCCGGGCCGTGCTGATGCATCGCCCGGGTCCGGAAATAGACGCTGTCACCGACCCGGCATCGGTGCGTTTCAAGGCCCTTATGGACCCGGAAAAAGCACGGGAACAGCACGATGCGCTGGCCGGAATCTACCGTGACCACGGAGTCAGGGTGTATTACGTAGAAGAGGGGCGTTTAGATCGACCTAACGCTCTTTTCATGAGAGACCAGGTCCTGATGACCCCGGAAGGGGCCATTGTCTGCCGTCCAGCCATGGAGGTCCGTCGGGGGGAAGAGCGCTTCGCCGCGGAAACCCTTGCCCGCCTGGGCGTCCCGATCTTGAAGACCATTTCGGGCGAGGGGGTTTTTGAGGGAGCTTGCCTCCTTTGGGTGGACAGGAAGACGGTGATCCTGGGAACCGGTTGCCGGGCGAACAAGGCTGGCGCCCTCCAGGTTGAAAGGGAATTGCGCGACCTTGGCGTGGATACAATCCTTTATTTCCAGATCCCTTACGGACATGCTCATCTTGACGGCCTCATGAACTTCGCCGACAGGAAAACCGCCATGATATTCCCTTCCCAGGTACCTTATGACGTCTGCAAGCCTCTCTTGGACCGGGGTTTCGGAATAATAGAGAACCCCTACGTCGATGAAGTCGAGTTGACCTCAGGTATCAACTTTGTGGCCCTTGAGCCGGGGAAAGTAGTGATCCCTTCGGGTAATCCCCGCACCTGCGCCCTTCTTGGGGAAGCCGGGGTGGAATGTGTCGAGGTGGATATAACGGAGTTGCTTAAAGGCTGGGGTGCCATTCACTGCATGACCGCGTTCCTGAAAAGGGATCCCATCGAAGCCTAG